One Aethina tumida isolate Nest 87 chromosome 5, icAetTumi1.1, whole genome shotgun sequence genomic window carries:
- the LOC109605321 gene encoding translation initiation factor IF-2 has translation MRPGFLLGTVIVVVLIYHLCEIDAKRSGGGRSKSRGSSGSLWTRKKTSSGSTSSSSANVPKPVPNSYPKQAAPAPAPKPAPAPAPAPKPAPAPAPAPAPKPSAPVQEHAVKKEQAGVQQSSPDQKPIGWNVNQQPASSQNAYKNAQNPPPYGAPGHAAPPYGQAPPAYGAPGHASPPYGQAPPPYGAPGHSPQGYGQAPPPYGAPGQAYNPHAAPPPYSQYPNQNMGYQQPGMGYNNMGGMGHNMGGMGYNNMGGMGYNNMGGYNNMGGMGYPQQKSSGFLGGLFGGRSGYGGYGNMAGYGYGYGMKKSGGFFGKHAFRNILGGMVLWYVVSGLFRRPYKVYNYYNQPETTEQIQLPANVLTLCDDNSTNICVPGSTAICTTNSTILCVTTMTAAQPCPEQNQALCVNTTIPCIDKDDPLCQNATAGANSTNLNLPCFANVTADVNLLDYANSGGAKPAGQDYSYCVTTMAVPGPEEPNCPETADTNPDNSTTPNPACVKPKTEQVPVPPPISPMYNGTNTGDVVNQNQEKSPVTIGIVPPVETLVNGSLPVTSGAA, from the exons ATGCGTCCAGGTTTTTTGTTAGGGACTGTCATAGTGGTGGTGTTAATCTACCATTTATGTGAGATTGATGCGAAACGTTCGGGTGGTGGAAGAAGCAAAAGTAGAGGCTCGTCAGGGTCATTGTGGACTCGTAAAAAGACGAGCTCCGGATCCACCTCCTCGTCCAGTGCAAATGTGCCTAAACCAGTACCAAATTCGTATCCTAAACAGGCCGCGCCCGCACCTGCACCAAAACCAGCTCCAGCACCAGCCCCCGCACCAAAGCCAGCACCAGCACCCGCCCCGGCCCCAGCTCCCAAGCCTTCTGCACCTGTCCAAGAGCACGCTGTGAAGAAGGAACAAGCTGGTGTGCAACAGAGCAGTCCAGATCAAAAGCCCATCGGATGGAATGTCAATCAACAGCCAGCATCCAGCCAGAACGCCTACAAGAACGCACAAAACCCTCCACCCTATGGTGCCCCAGGTCATGCTGCTCCGCCATACGGTCAAGCTCCCCCAGCATACGGAGCTCCAGGACACGCGTCACCGCCTTATGGACAAGCGCCACCGCCTTACGGAGCCCCAGGGCATTCACCCCAAGGATACGGTCAAGCGCCTCCACCGTACGGTGCTCCAGGACAAGCGTACAATCCTCATGCTGCACCTCCACCGTACTCCCAATATCCGAACCAAAACATGGGTTATCAGCAACCGGGAATGGGTTACAATAACATGGGTGGTATGGGGCACAATATGGGTGGAATGGGATATAACAATATGGGTGGAATGGGATACAACAATATGGGCGGTTATAACAACATGGGAGGTATGGGCTACCCTCAACAAAAAAGTAGTGGATTTCTAGGGGGGCTTTTCGGCGGAAGAAGTGGTTATGGTGGATATGGAAACATGG CTGGCTATGGATACGGTTATGGAATGAAAAAATCCGGAGGTTTCTTCGGAAAACACGCCTTCAGAAATATTCTAGGCGGTATGGTGCTGTGGTACGTGGTCTCCGGACTGTTCAGGCGTCCATACAAGGTTTACAACTACTACAACCAACCAGAAACGACTGAACAAATACAACTACCAGCCAACGTGTTAACATTATGTGACGACAACTCGACAAATATTTGCGTGCCTGGAAGCACGGCGATTTGCACCACCAACAGCACCATCCTATGCGTCACGACAATGACGGCGGCACAGCCTTGCCCGGAACAAAACCAGGCACTTTGCGTCAACACCACGATACCATGCATCGACAAAGATGATCCTTTGTGTCAGAACGCAACGGCGGGTGCGAACTCGACCAATTTAAATCTACCATGTTTTGCAAACGTAACTGCGGACGTTAATCTCTTGGATTATGCGAACAGCGGTGGCGCAAAACCGGCGGGGCAAGACTACAGTTACTGTGTTACTACTATGGCAGTACCAGGTCCGGAAGAACCGAATTGTCCGGAAACGGCTGACACAAATCCAGATAATTCCACGACACCTAATCCTGCTTGTGTCAAGCCAAAAACTGAGCAAGTTCCTGTACCTCCACCGATATCTCCGATGTATAATGGCACAAATACGGGGGATGTTGTCAACCAAAATCAAGAAAAGTCGCCCGTCACTATTGGAATTGTACCGCCGGTAGAAACGCTTGTCAATGGGTCGCTTCCAGTCACATCTGGAGCTGCCTAA
- the LOC109605323 gene encoding biogenesis of lysosome-related organelles complex 1 subunit 1, producing the protein MLSAMVKEHQSKQSLKKEIQEAKRKEACASASDLTQALVDHLNVGVAQAYLNQKKLDAEAKQLHTSATNFSKQTQQWLNLVENFSSALKEIGDVENWAKTIEGDVRTITTALEIVYKNSQESSQSSLNN; encoded by the exons atgctCTCTGCTATGGTAAAAGAACATCAATCAAaacaatcattaaaaaaagaaattcaag AGGCTAAAAGAAAAGAAGCTTGTGCCTCAGCTAGCGATTTAACACAAGCTCTAGTGGACCACTTAAACGTCGG tGTGGCTCAAGCATATTTGAATCAGAAGAAGCTGGATGCTGAAGCTAAACAGCTTCATACAAGTGCCACCAACTTCTCTAAACAAACCCAGCAATGGCTTAATTTGGTTGAGAATTTTAGCAGTGCCCTGAAAGAGATTGGTGATGTGGAGAACTGGGCAAAGACCATTGAAGGTGATGTCAGAACTATCACAACAGCCCtggaaattgtttataaaaactcCCAAGAGTCTTCACAAAGCAGCCTTAATAACtaa